A part of Ciona intestinalis unplaced genomic scaffold, KH HT000063.1, whole genome shotgun sequence genomic DNA contains:
- the LOC100180822 gene encoding uncharacterized protein LOC100180822, whose product MKVFIAVDNSELAEKAFDWYYRELHKDGNDVLVAHSAEYPHIGSYAFLGGQLPVEEIHAASAEATRKYEALKEKYLKKIEDQQSAKIFFEVHEKPAEGLVKMAEKSHCDFIVIGSRGLGAVRRTILGSISDYVMHHAKVPVMVFHK is encoded by the exons ACTAGCGGAAAAAGCTTTTGACT GGTATTATCGTGAATTGCACAAAGATGGAAATGACGTTTTGGTTGCTCATTCTGCTGAATATCCGCACATCGGGAGCTATGCGTTCTTGG GGGGCCAACTGCCAGTCGAAGAAATTCATGCAGCTAGCGCTGAAGCTACCAGGAAATACGAAGCTTTGAAAGAAAAATATCTCAAGAAAATAGAAGACCAACAG TCTGCGAAAATCTTTTTCGAAGTTCATGAAAAGCCAGCAGAGGGCCTCGTTAAGATGGCCGAGAAGTCTCATTGTGACTTCATAGTTATCGGGTCGAGGGGTCTTGGGGCAGTCCGTCGTACGATACTAGGTTCCATCAGTGATTATGTGATGCATCATGCTAAGGTGCCAGTTATGGTGtttcataaataa